The DNA window AAGGGATTCCCATGGGGATGATGAACACATAAATAAGATAGCCCTTGGTACTAATAAGCACTACCATGAAGCTAAATGTGGTGGAGGATGAATGCAGTGGTCTAGGAATGCATCTCCAAGGAAATGACATTTAGTTGAATCTGAATAAGGAGAGACAGCCCTGAAACAAATGAGGAGATGAGAAGGAATTCTAGCTGAGGGACAGCAAGTAGCAAAGATCCTGAGGGTACGTGGAACCTGCAAAATGATAGAGGGACTGAAAGGCCAGCTTAGCTTTGCTTTTGTCTCTCAGCCTCTTGActcctggcccagggcagggttttttgctgtgtcctgtcttgctagctCAGGTCACCGGCAAGTTTCCTCTAGAGATGGAACTCCCTTGATCTTCCTGAAGAttcagcccctcccctctctcttacTTACTAGTGGGTGAAAAATGGCCCCTCCTCTCTCACACTCCGCTAGCAGGGGCCTCTGAcccctctctgtctccttttacTCTGGAGGATGTGAGGGTGGGACGCTCCTCTCGACCCCTCCCTCCATACACACGGAAAGCCTGTTCCCCTTTCCTGAGGTcctctggtgggggtggggtgggggaggagggaagttgGCAACAGGAAGTGAGGAGAAAAGCAAAGACTGTGAGGGAgggagtcaaaaaaaaaaaaaaaaaaccagaaaaaaaacagCTGCAGGAGACTAGGGTTTCTTCCTCAGTACCTGGGTCACCCCAGCCAGGAGGTGGTGGTGAGAAAAtggtgggggagagaggaggagatggTTAGGAGAGAGAAGATCAGGGAGGGGAACAGGTAGAATAACTAcctctttcttccccctttccttgCAGGCAAGACCCCAGACCTTCATGTCAGAGCCCCCTGTGTACTGCAACCTGGTGGACCTTCGCCGCTGTCCCCGGTCCCCACCCACAAGCCCTGCATGTCCCCCGCTGCAGAGGCTGGATGCCTGGGAGCAGCACTTGGACCCCAACTTTGGACGCTGCTTCTACATAAATTCGCTGACTGGCTGCAAATCCTGGAAGCCTCCACGCCACACTCGTACCCGAGAGATGGTGAGACCTTCCCTCCTGCTTGTCCCTTCAATCTCCTTCTTTCCCCTACTGATCCCCAAAGTAGTATGTTTTCTCACTGGGACTCTCAGAAGATCAGACAAATCAAAAAATTGTTAAGAAGGGTGTCGAGAGCCTATTGAGGTGGCATCTGGATGGAGTTttgcctttccctctccccagaaCCCTGGCTCCATGGAGGGGCCACAGACCATGAATAAGGACAACGGTGTCCTGCAACCTCAGGCAAAGGACTCAGAATCTGGCACAGGGACGCCAGGACTTTTCGACTCCCAGGTGagatccctcccccatcctggtCACATGCAGGAAAAGCCATCGTTTTAGACTTTCTCTTTTATGCAAGACATTCTTCTTCAGTACCCCACCACACCCCCTGACTCACACCCCCACATCCGCACCCCTCTTCCCCCTACAGCCAGGGACTCCGAAGTTAAAGTTTCCTTCACCTGTTTCTCCAATCCCCTCCCCCAGGATTCACCCTCCCTCTGCAGACTCGCCTCCCAGCTCGACCCCTCAGACCAGCCTTCAGCTCTGCAGTCCCCTCGGCCGCTGCCGCAGGTCCTGGACGACCCCCATGTAAGTCTCCCGTTTCCTTGTGAACGCGAAGAtcctccctgcccagcccccagtTCTTGCTCCTTCAGAAAggtcttcctctttctgagcGTTCTCTGGGTATCCTCTCTTACCGAGCACCGCCCGCTCAACTGTAAAGGACCTCACTCCTGGGAGATCCCCTGGGGAAAACCATGGTGACTGTGGGGGGCTCTGGGTGGCTTATTGTACCTTTCCTTCCTCTTGCCAGGAGGTGGAAAGGTCGGGCATGCTCAACATGACGAAGATCGCCCAGGGCGGCCGCAAGCTCCGGTGAGAACTGGGAACACAGCAGGGGCGGGGACTGTCGGATTCCGCGGGTAGCGCCAAGTGTTGGGCCCTCGCGGACGCGAATGTAAATGACCTCTGCACTATTATCACTGACCCCGCCGCCCCTGCAGGAAGAACTGGGGCCCATCTTGGGTAGTACTAGCGGGTAACAGCCTGGTGTTCTACCGAGAGCCACCGCCGACCGCCCCCTGCACCGTCTGGGTGAGTGTGAGGGAGGGGAGCAGCGGGGGGCACGAGGGGTTCCGGCACAACTTCTACAGACCTCAGGcctacgggggggggggggaaggaggagggcacGTCGAGAGGAAGGAGCGCAGCCTCCCGTGTCCTCGCAGTCCACCGGGTGAGAGGGAGGCCGTGAGGGAAACAGCGCcgtggcctcagtttctccccgGATCGCCAGGGACCAGCGGGTAGCCGACCCGAAAGCAGCGTCGACCTGCGCGGGGCCGCCCTGGCCCATGGCCGCCAGCTGTCCAGCCGCCGCAACGTCCTACACGTGAGCGCTCTCCCGCTCATCCCCGAAGCCCCGCCCGGCCCGAGGGTGCGCCCCCAGTTTCCGTCACGGGTCTCCCGCTGGGCCTCCCTGCTCTTTATGCTCCTTCCCGCTGACTCAAGCCCTTTCCCCGCGGGCCCCTCAGATCCGCACGGTCCCTGGCCACGAGTTCCTGCTGCAGTCAGACCAGGAGGCCGAGCTACGCGCCTGGCACTGCGCACTGCGGGCGGTCATCGAGCGCCTGGTGAGATGGGTGGGAGGTGGCGGGACAGTGACCCGGGAGAGGCTCGGACGGGCAGAAGGAGTGGAGAAGGAACTGTAGGATGTGGGGTGGTGAGGGACAAGGTGGCAGGTAGAGCCCTGGGGTGGGCCTGGGATGTGTGGGACCCCAGCAGCCGGCAAGGGGGGTGCAGATTTCTCTCCTAGCTCTCTTCCAACCTCTGATTCAGCCCATCTTGCTGTGTGGATATAGGATCGAGAAAACCCCCTGGAGCTGCGTCTGTCCGGTTCGGGACCTGCGGAGCTGGGGGAACTGAGCGCGGGGGAGGACGAAGAAGTAGAGTCGGAGCCGGTGTCCAAGTCACTGCTGCGGATCAGCAGCCGTCGGAGCTCCAGTTAAGGGGCAGGCCTGGTGGGCGGGGTCTGGGGGCTTTTCCCCGCTCCTCGGAGCCCCAGTCGCCGCTGCTCTCATGCTCAGATTCCACCTGCTTCCGCAGGTCGGTGTCCGGAAGGAGCTGAGCAGAACCGGGTACGAAACAAACTAAAGCGGCTTATCGCAAAGAGACCGCCCTTGCAAACCCTGCAGGAGCGGGGTCTGCTCCGAGGTGAGATGGGTTGGGCCACCTAACGCCCTTCTTCGTGCCTGCTTTAGTGTTTTTGCAAGCACTTTTATTTACATTCCGGATCTCGGCATCAGcccatttcatggatgagaaaactTCAGCGAGGCTCAGAATAGAGCTTCCCAGAACTAGATCAGCAGACTTCTGAGACCACTGCTTTTCCCCCCTGCAGCTGattgttggggggagggggtataCTTCCTTGCCCAGACCTGGAACAGGCAGGCAGGAGAGCCAGCCCAACTTTGGGGCGAAGACCCGTGCTAGAAAGAGCTTTCATGGGTGACGCTGTCACTGGCTTCCCACCTCACTCTGTGCCTCCCCAGACCAGGTGTTCGGCTGCCAGTTGGAATCACTGTGCCAGCGGGAAGGGGACACTGTGCCCAGCTTTGTGCGGCTCTGCGTTGCTGCTGTGGATAAGAGAGGTCACTTTCCCAGAGACCCCAGAATCTCCCCTTCTAACAGGCCAAGGCCCAGAACTCCCCACCTCTCCCATCCTAGTCTTCCTTCTGCCCTTTTTTCACTCTACCCTCAGATCCCTCACCAGCACACACTTTAGAGCACGAATCCTTATCTGCTCCCGGCCTTATCTCCTAGGTCTAAATGTGGACGGCATTTACCGGGTGAGCGGGAACTTGGCAGTGGTCCAGAAACTTCGCTTCTTGGTGGACAGAGGTGAGGTGGCTCTGGGCAGGTGTGGTACTAAGAACTTCATGTATCAGAATCACAGGTGGTTCTGAGTGAGGGAGCTGGCAGAAAAGGGACGTCTTCTGTCTTGAGCTACATGTCTTTGTGCTTGATCTCTTCTTATACATGTTGCAGAGCGGGCGATCACCTCCGATGGGAGATACGTGTTCCCAGAACAGCCAGGACAAGGTACTTACATGGAGGGCCCCTCAGACCCTTAAAAGTCACCCACATCATCCCTGCTCCCCGTGGATTCCCCCGTGTCCTGCTTCTGGGGGGTTGTCCCCATCCTGATTTCTGCCGTCTTGCCCCACTGTGGACCCCTTAGGCATTCCTGTGGTCTGCCTTAACtgaatcttttcttttcccaaactCCTGATCTCTCAGTTTCTGGGTCCCTCTGGCCATTTCTGAGCCCCTCTGTACCTCCTTCTCCTTCCAGAAGGCCGATTAGATTTGGACAGTGCTGAGTGGGATGACATTCATGTGATCACTGGAGCCCTGAAGCTTTTTCTCAGGGAGCTACCCCAGCCTCTGGTGCCCCCACTGCTGCTGCCCCATTTTCGTGCTGCCCTTGGTAAAGGATGGGAGCTTTGGGCAATACCCTTGATATGGGGtggaggggaagtggggggagcaTGAGTGATAAAGAATAGAGTAGAGGTTCCCTTATACGCTTCTGTCCCATCCTGAGCACAGAGATGGAAAATAACTTTCAACTAATGTGCCAACTCCAGTTGTTGTTTTGGTGAGTGTTTAGAGGGCTGAGTTTAAAAGAATTCTAAGGTTGCAGTTGGGCTCAGCAAGAAAGAAAGCTGTGATAGATTAATGATGTCTTCACCGAGCAAGGGAAAGAGTAGTGAGTTTACCCACCCTGCCCTAGCGCCTTCCCTAACCTCACTCCCATGCCCTTCCCATCACTCTCTCTCTAGCACTCTCTGAATCAGAACAGCGCCTCTCTCAAATACAAGAATTAATAAGCTCAATGCCGAAGCCCAACCATGACACTCTACAGTACCTCCTGGAGCATTTATGCAGGTCAGGAAGACTGAACATCTTTGTTCATGTTGGGAGAGGGTGGGATGGGGCCTGCAGCTGGGACTCTGTGTTCAGATGGGGTGAAGGTAGGGAAACACCTAAGTTTAGTGGGTGATGGAGGAAATAAGCAACCTCTGTGCAGAGCACATATCACCAGAGTCAAAGCCTTTTTGCTCAGTCAGCATCAAATGGGGAACTGGGGACCAAGACAAGCCCAGGGATGCTgcaagagaaataaggaaaatctcaccctctcccttccctctgcttcttcGTCTTTCACTGGGACAGTAGGGATGACTTATTTGGTGGAGTTGGGCCTGGGCAGTGACCTCTGAGAGAGCATAGCCATTTGAATTAAAGCCTCCCAAATTGTGAGCAGAGAGGATTCTAGGGGCAGTTTCTGAAGTTGGGAAGAGGTGGGTGTATCCTAGGTTGTATCTTCAAGTTGTATCCTGAAGGCTTCTCCATTGATTTCATCTCCGTCCCCCTGGAGGCTCTCTCCTTGATTGATTTTCTTCAGCCACCGCATGGAGGGATCCCAAAGTGAACTCTTCCTCAAACCTCTGAAGGGTTAGATTTATTTGCAGTGGCAAGGCTGCTGCCCTATGGCCCTGTCTCTTGGCCTTTGCCCACAGGGTGATAGCACACTCAGACAAGAACCGCATGACCTCCCACAACCTGGGAATTGTGTTTGGACCAACCCTATTTCGACCGGAGCAGGAGACATCTGACCCAGCGGCCCATGCCCTCTACCCTGGGCAGCTCGTCCAGCTGATGCTCACTGACTACACCAGCCTCTTCCGCTGACTGGGGCAAGGtagaagagaaaatgtgtttcCGGTGATTTCTGTTGGATAGCCTTTGGTGGGGGTTGTTCTGCTTTGAGGATATCCCTTTAAATCCTGTGTCTACCTGATGACTGTCTCCATCTTTGTGAGTCTGACCTGAGGGGTTGGGAAAGGGTGAGGAAGCTTCTCTAAAGAGGGAAGTGGATGGATTAACCCCTGCTTCTCTAGTTCCCTGtcatcacccctcccccaagaTAACATATAAAGCAGGGCTCTTTCTGATGCAGTTCCTTTATTATCAGGAAACAGTGTCATTATCAAATTCCTCCCCAAATATAGTTAGACTGTGTACAGCCCCAGCCCATACCTCCCATCTCTGGGGTATTCCAGGGGGCTATGGCTCCTCCTCCTGACTTCTTTGTAGGGATGGAAACCCCTTAGGAAATGTGGATCTGTGATTCCCCACTCCTTAAGCACTAGAGTTGAGGAACTGTGTCTCCCCAGGCAGGGATCCCAGTAAGACACTCATGTTGCCCACAGCCATgttgggggtcccagaaggaggtgGGGTATGTTCAGAGCTGTCCCTCTGATCATGGGAGGGGGGAGGACTCAGCCCCTGGGGCTCATCCAGAATAGCCACAAAGTCCAGCTGAGTGTTGTCGAGATCAAGAGAGTCCAGAGGGTTACACACCTGCCCCTCAGGAGGAGGGTACAAGGCTGGGCCCCCTCCCAGCCTGCCCACCTCAGGATGGCCACAGCTGGGGTTGGTGCCCCCTGCCTTGAGGGGCCCATAGCAAGTGGGTAGTGGGGGCAGAAGTCGGGGTGGTGCTGCTGCCCTATGGGAAGCCTTGTTTGCCCCTACTGCAAAATTTTCATGGCATGGTGAAGGGGTAGGATAGGAGCCTGACTTGTGATTGGGCAAGTTAGGTACAAAGCCAGGTCCATATGTGGCCACTTGTGCCTTGGCAGGGCTCAGGCTAACCTGGGAACCCCCCAGAAACTTGGGACTCTGGTAGAGAGGGTCCTGGACTGGGGgatctcccctgccccctccctcccacatcaGCTCCTGTTGAGACTGAACATAATTACACACAAGCTGCGCCTTGAGCTGTCCTGTAGAATGAGTAGGGGACTCAAAATCCAGGCTGGGCCTGGGTTCTGAAGGAAGATAAGCGGGAGGTGGCTGGGTATAGGTGCCTGACTGGGGAtactggggagggggaggctgggggtaGTGGGAGAATAGAGGCTGTGAGCGTGGAGGCCCCTCACTGGGGTGGGCATTGAGGCAGGGTGCCAGTCCTGTGGAGTCAGAACCCACTGGACACCCCTGTTCCGGCTTCACCTGCACTTGTCCATAATGTTCAAGACGAGGACACTGGCCGTAGGCCCCAGCTGGAGGCTTGGGGCCTGGGTACAACCCAGAGTGGGAAGGGAACTCGCCCCATGTTTCTGGGGTGGGTTCAGGATAGGAGACCTGCTGGGGACAGGGGTTGGGGCCGTAG is part of the Phocoena sinus isolate mPhoSin1 chromosome 10, mPhoSin1.pri, whole genome shotgun sequence genome and encodes:
- the ARHGAP9 gene encoding rho GTPase-activating protein 9 isoform X1; translation: MLSSGWWPSTRGNLGLGTRSASQGSQLCALYAFTYTGADGRQVSLAEGDRFLLLQKTNSDWWLVRRLGTPSTSRPIFIPAAYMTEDFSPSQSPTTVTPHQSLWTPGPKLLPGSLEEMHLCQETPGRAQATSEQPPPLPPKMCRSISVSNLRPSLLQPFQEGPSRRSLSQEDLLTEADANMARPQTFMSEPPVYCNLVDLRRCPRSPPTSPACPPLQRLDAWEQHLDPNFGRCFYINSLTGCKSWKPPRHTRTREMNPGSMEGPQTMNKDNGVLQPQAKDSESGTGTPGLFDSQDSPSLCRLASQLDPSDQPSALQSPRPLPQVLDDPHEVERSGMLNMTKIAQGGRKLRKNWGPSWVVLAGNSLVFYREPPPTAPCTVWGPAGSRPESSVDLRGAALAHGRQLSSRRNVLHVSALPLIPEAPPGPRIRTVPGHEFLLQSDQEAELRAWHCALRAVIERLDRENPLELRLSGSGPAELGELSAGEDEEVESEPVSKSLLRISSRRSSSRCPEGAEQNRVRNKLKRLIAKRPPLQTLQERGLLRDQVFGCQLESLCQREGDTVPSFVRLCVAAVDKRGLNVDGIYRVSGNLAVVQKLRFLVDRERAITSDGRYVFPEQPGQEGRLDLDSAEWDDIHVITGALKLFLRELPQPLVPPLLLPHFRAALALSESEQRLSQIQELISSMPKPNHDTLQYLLEHLCRVIAHSDKNRMTSHNLGIVFGPTLFRPEQETSDPAAHALYPGQLVQLMLTDYTSLFR
- the ARHGAP9 gene encoding rho GTPase-activating protein 9 isoform X4, which gives rise to MLSSGWWPSTRGNLGLGTRSASQGSQLCALYAFTYTGADGRQVSLAEGDRFLLLQKTNSDWWLVRRLGTPSTSRPIFIPAAYMTEDFSPSQSPTTVTPHQSLWTPGPKLLPGSLEEMHLCQETPGRAQATSEQPPPLPPKMCRSISVSNLRPSLLQPFQEGPSRRSLSQEDLLTEADANMARPQTFMSEPPVYCNLVDLRRCPRSPPTSPACPPLQRLDAWEQHLDPNFGRCFYINSLTGCKSWKPPRHTRTREMNPGSMEGPQTMNKDNGVLQPQAKDSESGTGTPGLFDSQDSPSLCRLASQLDPSDQPSALQSPRPLPQVLDDPHEVERSGMLNMTKIAQGGRKLRKNWGPSWVVLAGNSLVFYREPPPTAPCTVWGPAGSRPESSVDLRGAALAHGRQLSSRRNVLHIRTVPGHEFLLQSDQEAELRAWHCALRAVIERLDRENPLELRLSGSGPAELGELSAGEDEEVESEPVSKSLLRISSRRSSSRCPEGAEQNRVRNKLKRLIAKRPPLQTLQERGLLRDQVFGCQLESLCQREGDTVPSFVRLCVAAVDKRGLNVDGIYRVSGNLAVVQKLRFLVDRERAITSDGRYVFPEQPGQEGRLDLDSAEWDDIHVITGALKLFLRELPQPLVPPLLLPHFRAALALSESEQRLSQIQELISSMPKPNHDTLQYLLEHLCRVIAHSDKNRMTSHNLGIVFGPTLFRPEQETSDPAAHALYPGQLVQLMLTDYTSLFR
- the ARHGAP9 gene encoding rho GTPase-activating protein 9 isoform X2, producing MSEPPVYCNLVDLRRCPRSPPTSPACPPLQRLDAWEQHLDPNFGRCFYINSLTGCKSWKPPRHTRTREMNPGSMEGPQTMNKDNGVLQPQAKDSESGTGTPGLFDSQDSPSLCRLASQLDPSDQPSALQSPRPLPQVLDDPHEVERSGMLNMTKIAQGGRKLRKNWGPSWVVLAGNSLVFYREPPPTAPCTVWGPAGSRPESSVDLRGAALAHGRQLSSRRNVLHVSALPLIPEAPPGPRIRTVPGHEFLLQSDQEAELRAWHCALRAVIERLDRENPLELRLSGSGPAELGELSAGEDEEVESEPVSKSLLRISSRRSSSRCPEGAEQNRVRNKLKRLIAKRPPLQTLQERGLLRDQVFGCQLESLCQREGDTVPSFVRLCVAAVDKRGLNVDGIYRVSGNLAVVQKLRFLVDRERAITSDGRYVFPEQPGQEGRLDLDSAEWDDIHVITGALKLFLRELPQPLVPPLLLPHFRAALALSESEQRLSQIQELISSMPKPNHDTLQYLLEHLCRVIAHSDKNRMTSHNLGIVFGPTLFRPEQETSDPAAHALYPGQLVQLMLTDYTSLFR
- the ARHGAP9 gene encoding rho GTPase-activating protein 9 isoform X3 — translated: MSEPPVYCNLVDLRRCPRSPPTSPACPPLQRLDAWEQHLDPNFGRCFYINSLTGCKSWKPPRHTRTREMNPGSMEGPQTMNKDNGVLQPQAKDSESGTGTPGLFDSQDSPSLCRLASQLDPSDQPSALQSPRPLPQVLDDPHEVERSGMLNMTKIAQGGRKLRKNWGPSWVVLAGNSLVFYREPPPTAPCTVWGPAGSRPESSVDLRGAALAHGRQLSSRRNVLHIRTVPGHEFLLQSDQEAELRAWHCALRAVIERLDRENPLELRLSGSGPAELGELSAGEDEEVESEPVSKSLLRISSRRSSSRCPEGAEQNRVRNKLKRLIAKRPPLQTLQERGLLRDQVFGCQLESLCQREGDTVPSFVRLCVAAVDKRGLNVDGIYRVSGNLAVVQKLRFLVDRERAITSDGRYVFPEQPGQEGRLDLDSAEWDDIHVITGALKLFLRELPQPLVPPLLLPHFRAALALSESEQRLSQIQELISSMPKPNHDTLQYLLEHLCRVIAHSDKNRMTSHNLGIVFGPTLFRPEQETSDPAAHALYPGQLVQLMLTDYTSLFR